In Mongoliitalea daihaiensis, one DNA window encodes the following:
- a CDS encoding 6-bladed beta-propeller yields the protein MKTTKFCFGKTFTMLSFIFVLIGSCSKPDYDEDLVDAKDFRRLQLTSTEKKFKDIGKNLDYVVLESNSNGLIAEITKIETNENLIAIFSRIQKAIFLFDFSGKFISKIDDFGDGPGKYNGISDFFIQEDEILVLTNPSSSVFTYDLNGNLIGVLDTNKNYINEFESLNGNWVGHLNDAYDKTNQFNVVIWDSVFLERKYQYLFQEKDRRNNSYSSTNYMSKNDQGIFLYQNFSNEIFKVTDSSFLRSYEILIDGESIPQNYLKRFKSDQLQATNYAIDKNLFIGFRNIFATNEVLFIQGQKGGRLFHCFVSLLSEDYISFGNLSSEINFGLVGEIIGVSGNRFIMRGPDPVLNNLKKLDLEGKITDQNLTNEKVRNVIDSYEIEGNPVLVFFDVNLH from the coding sequence ATGAAAACTACTAAATTTTGCTTTGGGAAAACATTTACTATGCTCTCCTTTATTTTTGTCTTAATTGGTTCATGCTCCAAACCAGATTATGATGAAGATTTGGTTGATGCAAAGGACTTTAGAAGATTACAGTTAACATCTACTGAAAAGAAATTTAAGGATATTGGAAAAAATTTAGATTACGTTGTTTTGGAATCAAACTCAAATGGTTTGATTGCTGAAATTACAAAAATTGAAACTAATGAGAATTTGATAGCTATTTTTAGTAGAATTCAAAAAGCCATTTTTTTGTTTGATTTTAGCGGGAAATTTATTTCAAAAATCGATGATTTTGGTGATGGTCCTGGGAAATATAATGGCATTTCAGATTTTTTTATTCAGGAGGACGAAATTCTGGTCTTAACTAATCCTTCATCATCTGTATTTACTTACGATTTAAATGGTAATTTAATAGGGGTTCTTGATACAAATAAGAATTATATCAATGAATTTGAATCATTAAATGGTAATTGGGTGGGGCATTTAAATGATGCTTATGATAAAACTAATCAATTTAATGTAGTGATTTGGGATAGTGTTTTTTTAGAAAGGAAATATCAATATCTATTTCAAGAGAAAGATCGAAGAAACAATTCCTACAGTTCTACTAACTATATGTCCAAAAATGACCAAGGTATTTTTTTGTATCAAAATTTTTCCAATGAAATATTTAAAGTAACTGATTCTTCATTTCTAAGGTCGTATGAGATACTGATTGACGGTGAATCAATTCCACAAAACTATTTAAAGAGGTTTAAAAGTGATCAGTTACAAGCCACAAATTATGCTATAGATAAAAATTTGTTTATAGGCTTTAGGAATATTTTTGCTACTAACGAGGTTTTATTTATACAAGGACAGAAGGGGGGACGGTTGTTTCATTGTTTTGTGTCCTTATTGTCAGAGGATTATATATCATTTGGTAACCTTTCTAGCGAGATTAATTTTGGCTTGGTAGGTGAAATAATTGGGGTTTCTGGAAACAGGTTTATTATGAGGGGACCAGATCCGGTATTAAACAATCTTAAAAAATTAGATTTGGAAGGTAAAATTACTGATCAAAACTTAACAAATGAAAAAGTTCGAAATGTCATCGATTCATATGAAATTGAAGGAAATCCTGTGCTTGTTTTTTTTGATGTCAATTTACACTAG
- a CDS encoding TonB-dependent receptor plug domain-containing protein, whose product MRFLLFLCFVFGFNSSLYAQTKDSIPPQRFQFNEGLLFSLPQAIQGQIPGLLISRPGSNPNGSFDMIYRGFHTYQNRMRPLLVMDGMPGLTWEFIDPFLMDTISLVNGAQAASWGMQAGAGVVTIGTKSVRKEGWTVGLMQSAAVESHQRSYDVFTPQEYRALKLPGHPDGNTNTDWEDVLSRNAWSMHTGVQGSYRKDNFYLDTKLSNRSVQGIQPHTGFDQLSLYGNLGYSMWDDRILLDFSGLRVNRQARIGNSDFFEGMMMNPTWPLEERFEAFTRFRGNPWIRMQEERNTVETTMHFFQANLTAKLTDRWSVSSRYGQVGKEMAQERTYSNRAGISQTIFPLIFRERSHNRSLFEFTTDYQADVGNWKITPGLRYARQGLSYIWNGYNERLIDLDQTATTRVDLAEEFGEFTLESFGASLNLLFREKLGIDFRYQPEQASHLGSNTGWGNFWGMDVTYAVGDRLRLFAKLSYTGLAPDQSGLSQTVFDIGEQVIPRHFANPDLRWERSNAWELGADAAFAKGKVVARNTIFRNQASDLMALLPDEAIFDSQGQSFVSFSYQNFASIENYGFESYWLFKLIDRKRFKYQSGLNLTWMHSEWTNLDADLVSWEGRDVGVSRQVGGNPYFQFNTLRTGEALGTVRALEFQRIDRNTGQWVFNQNPSGTNWQDAYRPIGRVIPRWWMGWNHGLSFGKWSMEAFFRGVFGHVLAHETNFRYGNVNFFAVNRVRSSQELVNLGLTEQNTFNSYFVENSSFLNLQFLSVSRNFDLTFGPTKINSRLSVIGNNLFYFTRFSGADPEPRLHGRPVWNVDDHVEKIHAYYASGVADANTWLPARSLMVQLQLNF is encoded by the coding sequence ATGCGGTTTTTACTCTTCCTTTGTTTTGTCTTTGGTTTTAATTCGTCCCTGTATGCACAGACGAAGGATAGTATTCCTCCCCAACGTTTTCAGTTCAATGAGGGGTTACTATTCTCCCTCCCTCAGGCAATTCAGGGTCAAATCCCCGGGTTATTGATCAGTAGACCAGGCTCCAATCCTAATGGTTCATTTGATATGATCTATCGGGGCTTTCATACCTATCAAAACAGGATGAGGCCCTTGTTAGTCATGGATGGAATGCCTGGACTCACATGGGAGTTTATTGATCCATTTTTAATGGATACCATTAGTCTTGTAAACGGTGCACAGGCTGCTTCATGGGGGATGCAAGCAGGTGCGGGAGTGGTAACTATTGGCACTAAATCAGTAAGAAAGGAAGGCTGGACAGTAGGCTTGATGCAATCAGCAGCAGTGGAAAGCCATCAACGAAGCTATGATGTGTTTACTCCTCAGGAATACAGAGCTTTGAAGTTACCCGGCCATCCAGACGGGAATACAAATACGGATTGGGAGGATGTGCTCAGTAGAAATGCGTGGTCTATGCATACAGGCGTGCAAGGGAGCTACCGAAAGGATAATTTTTATTTGGATACCAAACTCAGCAACCGTTCCGTACAAGGGATACAGCCTCATACAGGTTTTGACCAACTAAGCTTATACGGAAATTTGGGTTATTCTATGTGGGATGATCGGATTTTACTAGACTTCAGTGGATTGAGGGTCAATCGTCAAGCAAGAATTGGGAATAGTGATTTTTTTGAAGGAATGATGATGAACCCTACTTGGCCTTTGGAAGAGCGTTTTGAGGCATTCACACGATTTCGAGGAAATCCTTGGATACGGATGCAAGAAGAGCGAAACACAGTAGAGACTACCATGCATTTCTTTCAAGCCAATCTAACTGCAAAATTGACTGATCGATGGAGCGTCAGTTCCCGATATGGACAAGTTGGGAAAGAAATGGCTCAAGAACGAACCTACAGTAATCGAGCTGGTATTTCTCAGACAATTTTCCCATTAATCTTTCGTGAACGTAGCCATAATCGAAGTCTTTTTGAGTTTACTACGGATTATCAAGCGGATGTTGGTAATTGGAAAATCACACCCGGTTTAAGATATGCAAGACAAGGATTAAGTTATATATGGAATGGCTACAATGAGCGCTTAATTGATTTGGACCAAACGGCAACTACCAGAGTAGATTTAGCAGAGGAGTTTGGGGAGTTTACACTGGAATCCTTTGGTGCTTCTTTGAATTTGCTTTTCCGAGAAAAACTAGGGATTGACTTCCGTTACCAACCTGAGCAGGCTTCTCATCTTGGGTCAAATACAGGATGGGGGAATTTTTGGGGAATGGATGTTACTTATGCAGTTGGAGATCGTTTGCGGCTTTTTGCAAAGCTTAGCTACACCGGATTGGCACCAGATCAGTCGGGATTGAGTCAGACGGTTTTTGATATAGGTGAACAAGTTATTCCCAGACATTTTGCCAATCCTGATTTACGATGGGAGAGATCAAACGCATGGGAATTGGGCGCTGATGCGGCTTTTGCCAAAGGAAAGGTGGTGGCACGAAATACCATCTTCCGAAATCAAGCATCAGATCTCATGGCTTTGCTGCCGGATGAGGCCATTTTTGATTCTCAAGGGCAATCCTTTGTATCTTTTTCTTACCAAAATTTTGCGTCCATAGAAAACTATGGTTTTGAATCCTACTGGCTTTTCAAATTAATAGACAGGAAAAGGTTCAAGTATCAATCGGGGTTGAATCTGACTTGGATGCACTCGGAATGGACAAATTTGGACGCTGATCTAGTCTCTTGGGAAGGAAGAGATGTAGGAGTTAGCCGCCAAGTTGGGGGTAATCCCTATTTCCAATTCAATACGCTCCGCACAGGGGAGGCCCTTGGAACAGTACGTGCGTTGGAGTTTCAACGAATTGATCGAAATACAGGGCAGTGGGTATTCAATCAAAACCCAAGTGGTACCAATTGGCAAGATGCTTACAGACCTATAGGAAGGGTAATTCCTCGTTGGTGGATGGGTTGGAATCATGGATTAAGCTTTGGAAAATGGTCTATGGAGGCTTTTTTCAGAGGGGTCTTTGGACATGTATTGGCCCATGAAACAAATTTTCGCTATGGAAATGTCAACTTTTTTGCTGTGAATAGGGTCAGAAGTTCTCAGGAGTTGGTAAATCTTGGTTTGACAGAACAGAATACCTTCAACTCCTACTTTGTAGAAAATTCCAGTTTTCTCAACCTTCAATTTTTATCTGTCTCACGAAATTTTGACCTCACTTTCGGACCTACTAAAATTAATAGCAGACTGTCTGTGATTGGAAACAATCTGTTTTATTTCACTCGATTTTCAGGTGCGGACCCGGAGCCTCGCCTACATGGCAGACCTGTTTGGAATGTTGACGACCATGTGGAGAAAATTCATGCATATTATGCTTCGGGTGTAGCTGATGCTAATACTTGGCTGCCCGCAAGATCGTTAATGGTCCAACTTCAGTTGAATTTTTAA